The Candidatus Zixiibacteriota bacterium DNA segment TCTTGGGAGTTGGGGACATGGTTGAAGCAGTGGTTCTTTCAGTGGATAAAGCTAATGAGAGGATTTCCTTAGGCATAAAGCAGATGGAACCAGACCCCTGGGATGCAATTGAAAGGAAATATCCAGTAGGTTCCAGAGTGTCAGGCAAGGTGAGAAATCTGACTGCCTTCGGCACCTTTATTGAGCTGGAGGAAGGGGTGGATGGACTGGTCCATATCTCTGATCTTTCCTGGACCAAAAGAATTCAGCATCCGGGTGAGGTTATGAGGAAAGGCGAAAGGGTTGAGGTAGCGGTTCTGAACATCGATAAGGAAAACCGCAGGATATCTCTGGGTTATAAACAGCTAAAAGAGGATCCCTGGCCCACACTTTCCAAAAAATACAGAATCGGGGCTGAGACCCAGGGAAAGATCATCCGACTGCTGGATCGGGGAGTAATGGTTGAACTGGAAGGAGAGATGGAAGGTTTTGTGCCCACGGATCAACTCGGAAAACCGGATTTGACCAAACCCTCTGATGCTTTCTCCGCAGGAGATTTGGTACCTCTTAAGGTGATCGAATTTGACCAGCCCGCCAGGAAGATAGTCCTGTCAGTAGGCGAATACTACAAGGATAGGGAAAAAGCCGAGTTAGAAGCATACCTTTCCAAACATCCGACCAAGACGGTCAAGGTGAAGGAATTAGTCGAAGAGCCGAAGATGGAGGAGCTGGAGAAAAAGATCGGGCCCTTGCCTGCTGAGGAGGAAAAAACCGAAACTGGAACTGGTGAAGAAGAGCCTCCTGCTATGTAAAGAAATAATAAGATGTAGATATAGGGGCACGGTGCACCGTGCCCCTATATTATTTTCGTAGTGCGACCCTTCAAGGGTCCATGAGGTCTGTAGGAGCGTTCAATCCGGGAATTGGACCCATAAGATTAAACGCCCTTACTGCTATTTTATAGCTAAAACTTTCTTAGGCATAAACAGATTTAGCAAATTCTTTTTAGCCAAAATTGCCCACAAAAGGAAAGGCAAGGTTTGACTAAAAAGATAAAAAGGGACCTTGAGTTTATAATACAATGCTGAGGGTGGAATTTGGTAATCGTTGTAAAAAAGACCTACTACTACAGACAATAGTATATGGTATCCAACTAGAACAGACACTCCAATTACTAACTTTAATATTCGTTTTCCAATCTCTATGTCTTCAGTTATCAACATAAGTGAGATGAACGGTATAATATTATTGTAAAGCTCTTTAGGATACCAAAGAACTTTAATCCTCATTCCAAAAGTCCAGAAGAGATGCTTTAAAAATCCAACGATAACCGAAAGAGAATAGCTTTCTCCTCTCCAATACCATAGAACATATAGAAATAAGGATAAACTCAATACCTTAAGAATAAATATCTCTGGTTTCTTTTTCATATTTTACAATTTTTTCTATCCAGAAAAACCAGATCCCTCCCACTATCAAAATCCCCGCAACCTGCCAGAAGTAAATATGCATGAAATTGAAAGTTTTTGGATTCCAGTTGCCTAAAACGGAGATGAATAAAACTCTGAGTAAATTAATCAAATAAAGCACTGGTATACCGAAAAGTATGCCTAGCAATTTCTTTTTATAATTGGCCGGAAAAGCCACGATTACAGATATTAGGATTAATATCTCAGATAATCCCAGACAATCACTCACCACCCTAATTGACAGCTTATTCAAAGCAAGCACAGGACCGCTGGTATGAGCATTTATTCCAAAAAGATTTAGAATGAATCCCAATAAACCAGCGGTCCAGCTCGAAATTGTGACCAACTGAGAATTGAAATATGGGCTGATAAATGGATATACAAAAAAGATTATGAATAAAAACACAGGAAAAAGCAGATAAAATCGCAGAATTTCTTTTTTTGCTTTCCTTGTTGCCTGTTTTATCTCTTGTTTTTCCTTGCGGTGTTCACTTGGTTTCATAATCTTTTCCTGGACATCAATCCCCTACGACCGGACACCTACTACCTTTCTCTTCCAGAAAAACACCCAGGAGGCTATTGCTAAAAATACAATTATAAGACCAATAAGACCATTCTTGGTGAGGAAGGATATCATCTGTCCTCCAGAAGCAACTTGATAAGAGACGCTATCAGGGTGCTGATGACATACTGTAGCTGTATCTATAGGAACTTGACCATGATAACAGAAATCACTCGGTAGTAAGGAGGGTGGATCCCATGCTTGTATTATAAACAATACCGCTGGAGGGGGCTGTGGCCAAACCAGTTGTATATGCTTCCATTGCCATATAAAACCATACGGCACCCAGTTAGTCCAAAATGCTTGATTGGTTTTAGTGGTTAAATTACTTAGCCTATATTGTACCTCTAAATGAGTAGCACAGAAATTGACTAATACCCAACCCGTCCTAACACTGTTTGGAGGTATAACTAATCCACCAGGGAAAAAGTTTACAGGTCCCTGTCCCCAGGCCGGATCTCTAAGTTTTAGAAAATCTATATTTAGACTATTAACTAAGTCAGTGTTCGGTAGCCAATAATAGTACCAGTCGCAACCTGGCGCTGGAGCTTTCCCTTCTGCCGGTCCCCAGGCTGGGTCTGTTGGTGCATCTGGACCAAGCTCTTCAAGACTAACCGTTTTAGAAACCCCTGCTACAGGTTCGCGCGTGCCAAACTCCCTTTCTAACAAATCCAAATACTTCTGGGGACTTGGCTTATCATCACACCAGGTTTGCTCACCCCCTAACATCGCCCACAGGGCTATTGTGAGCATAACAATTAAAATACGTTTTTTCGTCATCATCTTATTCCTCCTTTCTGTGTTCCAAGATGAGAACCTACATTCTTAAACTAAGATGTTAAGATTGAATTCATAAACACCTCCTTGAAAATGTTAGATAAACATTCACAATACCAAACCAAATCTAAATTTTCAGAGACATAAAACCTCTTCTAAGTAATATTGAATTTAAGGATAAGGCTATCCACCTTATGCGGATAAAATTCAGATTCTTCGTCCTTCGGACCCAGAATAACCTGTGGAAGAAACCTTAACAAGTTTGGGCTGGGGACCTCTTTTCTTAAGGATTGTTAATCCACAACCTCATCCCCCAGAGGCGGGACAAAATCTTAATAAATAATAATCTCTTGTTTAGTTTTTCAAGGAATTCACCCTATTTAAATCAATCTAATCCCCGTTGTCAAGGGAAAAATAAAATTTCTCTGAGATTTTTTGTAATTTTAAACTACAAAAGGAGTTAAATTTAGAGCTTGTGAAATTTCTTACAAACTATCTAAAAATTGGCTTGCTAAAAAAAATAAATTTTATTATTATATTTTTTCACTCTTTGGAATTGGTACAAGGATAAAGGGTTGAGGAGTTTTAGGGATAAAGGGAGTATTTTGGCGTAGTCAAAAAAGAGAACGGTGTGCATTATAACGCGTAGCGGAGGTTTTAGACCTCCGCCAAGCCCTAAAGGCTCGGCTACGCGATTCTGACCTGAGTTTATTAAAAACTGTAGCAAGGCTGAAGCCTTGCCCTACATCTTTTTTATTAGGTATTCGTTATTAATCATTCGTCATTTAGCATGTGAGGTATCTATGCCAGTCAATAAAGTTGTAGTCATGGGAGCCGGGGTTATGGGAAGAGGGATTTCCGAATTAGTCTCCTCCACCGGCTGCGAGGTGGTGCTGGTGGATAAGACTGAAGAGATTTTGAAGAATAGCATGCATATCCTCTCAGAGATAATGGATAACGAGATCGAGAAATGGGGTCTGACCAGGAGTGAAAAAAAAGCAATCCTCTCCAGGATTACGCCTACGACCTCCCTGGAGGAAGCCTGCGATGTCAAGATCGTGATTGAATCAGTCCCCGAAAGCCTGGAGGCAAAAAAGGAAGTTTTCCAGAGCCTGGATTTGAACTGCTCTCCCGAGACCATCATAATCACCAATACCTCTACCTTATCCATAACCGAGTTAGCCTCGTTCACCAAAAGGCCGGACCGGGTCATTGGAATGCACTTTCTTTTTCCGGTTACCAAGGTTCCTTTAGTGGAGATCGTCAGGGGCCTGAAAACCTCTAAAGAGACCTATGATGCGATCAAGGATTTCGCAGACCAGCTGAACAAGACTCCGGTCACGGTATACGAATATCCCGGATACGTTACCACCCGCATAATCGTTCCTTTTCTGAATGAGGCGATGCACGTTCTGATGGAAGGAATCGCCTCAGCTGAGGATATTGATACTGCTATGAGATTAGGGTTCGGGTTTAACATAGGTCCTTTAGCTCTGGCGGATATGATGGGCTTGGATGTGGTGATGAGCTGGATGGAAA contains these protein-coding regions:
- the xrtH gene encoding exosortase H, whose amino-acid sequence is MKPSEHRKEKQEIKQATRKAKKEILRFYLLFPVFLFIIFFVYPFISPYFNSQLVTISSWTAGLLGFILNLFGINAHTSGPVLALNKLSIRVVSDCLGLSEILILISVIVAFPANYKKKLLGILFGIPVLYLINLLRVLFISVLGNWNPKTFNFMHIYFWQVAGILIVGGIWFFWIEKIVKYEKETRDIYS
- a CDS encoding 3-hydroxyacyl-CoA dehydrogenase NAD-binding domain-containing protein, which encodes MPVNKVVVMGAGVMGRGISELVSSTGCEVVLVDKTEEILKNSMHILSEIMDNEIEKWGLTRSEKKAILSRITPTTSLEEACDVKIVIESVPESLEAKKEVFQSLDLNCSPETIIITNTSTLSITELASFTKRPDRVIGMHFLFPVTKVPLVEIVRGLKTSKETYDAIKDFADQLNKTPVTVYEYPGYVTTRIIVPFLNEAMHVLMEGIASAEDIDTAMRLGFGFNIGPLALADMMGLDVVMSWMENLLNELSEHKYNPCPLLRKLVRAGHLGQKTGQGFFKYDAEGNRIKE